A single region of the Bacteroidota bacterium genome encodes:
- a CDS encoding LemA family protein has product MNKKWIPLIVIAAVIFLLFFSIKGKYNTLVTLDEAVVAQWSQVENVYQRRADLIPNLVSTVKGYADFEKQTLTDVIEARSKATGINIDANNMNPEQLQQFQAAQKGLSSALSRLMVVVERYPNLKANQNFLELQAQLEGTENRISVERMKFIEITRNYNTSIRKFPSNIYASMFGFERKPNFQADEGAEKAPDVKDLLNN; this is encoded by the coding sequence ATGAATAAAAAATGGATTCCACTAATAGTTATTGCAGCAGTTATTTTTTTACTGTTTTTTTCAATCAAAGGAAAATATAATACACTGGTAACTCTTGATGAAGCAGTAGTTGCTCAATGGTCGCAGGTTGAAAATGTGTATCAACGTAGAGCAGACCTTATTCCCAATCTTGTTTCAACAGTTAAGGGTTATGCAGATTTTGAAAAACAAACTCTAACAGATGTTATAGAAGCACGCTCAAAAGCTACAGGAATAAATATTGATGCTAACAACATGAATCCTGAACAATTGCAACAATTTCAAGCGGCACAAAAAGGACTTAGTTCTGCATTGTCCCGATTGATGGTAGTGGTTGAACGCTATCCGAATCTTAAAGCAAATCAAAATTTTCTGGAACTTCAAGCACAATTGGAAGGTACTGAAAATAGAATTTCTGTTGAAAGGATGAAATTTATTGAAATAACACGAAATTATAATACATCAATCAGAAAATTTCCTTCAAACATTTATGCTTCAATGTTTGGTTTTGAAAGAAAACCTAATTTCCAAGCAGATGAAGGTGCAGAAAAAGCACCGGATGTAAAAGACCTTTTAAATAATTAA